One genomic region from Streptomyces venezuelae encodes:
- a CDS encoding DJ-1/PfpI family protein, whose protein sequence is MQIAVLLYDRFTTLDAVGPYELLARLPGAETVFVAKETGPVRNDQGSLALVADRTLAEVPRPDIVLVPGGPDARVAMDDPEILDWLRAADATSTWTTSVCTGSLILASAGLLKDRRATTHWLAFDELRALGVEPTGERVVFDGKYVTAAGVSSGIDMALHLLGRIAGDETAQTIQLLTEYDPQPPYDAGSPEKAPAEIVAHWRGEKLPVREGQTPPETQTP, encoded by the coding sequence ATGCAGATCGCCGTCCTGCTCTACGACCGCTTCACCACGCTCGACGCCGTCGGACCGTACGAGCTCCTGGCCCGCCTCCCCGGGGCCGAGACCGTCTTCGTGGCCAAGGAGACCGGCCCCGTCCGCAACGACCAGGGCAGCCTCGCCCTCGTCGCCGACCGGACCCTCGCCGAGGTCCCGCGGCCGGACATCGTCCTCGTCCCCGGCGGCCCGGACGCGCGGGTGGCCATGGACGACCCGGAGATCCTCGACTGGCTCCGTGCCGCCGACGCGACCAGCACCTGGACCACCTCCGTCTGCACCGGCTCGCTGATCCTCGCCTCGGCGGGCCTGCTCAAGGACCGCCGCGCGACGACCCACTGGCTCGCCTTCGACGAGCTGCGGGCCCTGGGCGTCGAGCCCACCGGCGAGCGGGTCGTCTTCGACGGCAAGTACGTCACCGCCGCCGGGGTCTCCTCCGGGATCGACATGGCGCTGCACCTGCTGGGCCGGATCGCCGGCGACGAGACCGCCCAGACGATCCAGCTCCTCACGGAGTACGACCCGCAGCCGCCCTACGACGCGGGCTCCCCGGAGAAGGCCCCGGCCGAGATCGTCGCCCACTGGCGCGGCGAGAAGCTCCCGGTGCGGGAGGGCCAGACACCCCCTGAGACTCAGACCCCGTAG
- a CDS encoding enoyl-CoA hydratase/isomerase family protein, with protein sequence MEPQLKDSVTDGVATVVIANPAKRNAMSAAMWRALPGVLDRLAADRAVRALVLTGEGDTFCAGADISTLREPGDEQQSLAVRAEEALAAFPKPTLAAVRGFCVGGGSQLAAACDLRFAEEGARFGITPSKLGIVYPSSSTRRLTALVGPSTAKYLLFSGELMDTERALRTGFVDEVHPAGALDKRVDEFARVLVSRSLLTQAAAKEFADGRTDRDAHWAEQARGSGDTAEGVAAFLERRAPRFTYGV encoded by the coding sequence ATGGAGCCGCAGCTGAAGGACAGCGTCACGGACGGGGTCGCCACCGTCGTCATCGCCAACCCCGCCAAGCGCAACGCGATGAGCGCCGCCATGTGGCGCGCGCTGCCCGGTGTGCTGGACCGGCTGGCCGCCGACCGCGCGGTGCGTGCCCTGGTCCTGACCGGCGAGGGCGACACCTTCTGTGCCGGGGCGGACATCTCGACACTGCGGGAGCCCGGCGACGAGCAGCAGAGCCTCGCGGTGCGGGCCGAGGAGGCCCTCGCGGCCTTCCCGAAGCCGACGCTCGCGGCCGTCAGGGGCTTCTGCGTCGGCGGCGGCAGCCAGCTCGCCGCCGCCTGCGATCTGCGCTTCGCCGAGGAGGGCGCCCGGTTCGGGATCACCCCGTCGAAGCTCGGCATCGTCTACCCGTCCTCGTCGACCCGCAGGCTGACCGCCCTCGTGGGCCCGTCGACCGCCAAGTACCTGCTGTTCTCCGGCGAGTTGATGGACACCGAGCGGGCGCTGCGGACCGGGTTCGTGGACGAGGTCCACCCGGCGGGCGCACTGGACAAGCGGGTGGACGAGTTCGCCCGGGTCCTCGTGTCCCGCTCGCTGCTCACCCAGGCCGCGGCCAAGGAGTTCGCCGACGGCCGCACCGACCGGGACGCCCACTGGGCGGAGCAGGCACGCGGCAGCGGCGACACCGCCGAGGGGGTCGCCGCCTTCCTGGAGCGCCGCGCGCCCCGGTTCACCTACGGGGTCTGA
- a CDS encoding SCO6745 family protein — protein MTTALPPRAGRRCHNALNPLHSTLYFSPDLDREFSALGFTDQSAMRLAARSAALGAVGAGTVAATFYNYNHELLARHLPAVWDIASPADVLAARLRTVDATLRRLLGEDTVSSPEMAEAAMLALRATEACTRHARPLYSAHADLPVPEAPHLAYWYAATLLREHRGDGHLAALLTVGLDPVEALVSHTATGKGMAPRWVLGSRGWKRADWEAATERLRGRGLLDAEGELTEAGTALRGELEERTDLLDAAPYEHLGATGVERLTELGRGFLVTAAVAGAFPPDLVGKG, from the coding sequence ATGACGACTGCCCTGCCGCCGCGCGCCGGACGCCGCTGCCACAACGCCCTCAACCCGTTGCACTCCACGCTCTACTTCTCGCCCGACCTGGACCGCGAGTTCAGTGCCCTCGGCTTCACCGACCAGAGCGCGATGCGGCTCGCCGCACGGAGCGCCGCGCTCGGCGCGGTGGGCGCGGGCACGGTCGCCGCGACCTTCTACAACTACAACCACGAACTGCTCGCCCGGCACCTCCCCGCCGTCTGGGACATCGCCTCCCCCGCCGACGTCCTGGCCGCGCGGCTGCGCACCGTCGACGCGACCCTGCGCCGGCTCCTGGGCGAGGACACCGTCTCCTCCCCGGAGATGGCCGAGGCCGCGATGCTCGCCCTGCGCGCCACGGAGGCCTGCACCCGGCACGCCCGGCCGCTCTACTCGGCCCATGCCGACCTGCCCGTGCCGGAGGCCCCCCACCTCGCCTACTGGTACGCCGCCACCCTGCTGCGCGAGCACCGGGGCGACGGCCACCTCGCGGCGCTGCTCACGGTCGGACTCGACCCCGTCGAAGCCCTCGTCTCGCACACCGCCACCGGCAAGGGCATGGCCCCGCGCTGGGTGCTCGGCTCGCGCGGCTGGAAGCGCGCCGACTGGGAGGCGGCGACGGAGCGGCTCCGCGGCCGGGGGCTCCTCGACGCCGAGGGCGAGCTCACCGAGGCGGGTACGGCGCTCCGCGGCGAGCTGGAGGAGCGGACCGACCTGCTGGACGCCGCCCCGTACGAGCACCTCGGCGCGACCGGGGTCGAGCGGCTCACCGAGCTGGGGCGCGGCTTCCTGGTGACGGCGGCGGTCGCCGGCGCCTTCCCCCCGGACCTCGTCGGCAAGGGCTGA
- a CDS encoding HdeD family acid-resistance protein, with product MAKDGRETHAGPDPVADMKREGKRLRRNFSWLAVLGALLVLGGVVGLVYTGLATLTSMLLFGWLLLIGGVVGLLQAIQSRGTSYFWLAVVVAALNIAAGVVVIRHPEGSAEALTMFAALLFLTGGLFRLVGSVVVRGPQFGWTLFQGAFGMLLGLLVLFDWPDSSRYVLGVFFSLALLFDGLGLIAIGVGGRRIVGMVTPPEPAPVTLTEPSGPGPSESAHDQSNN from the coding sequence ATGGCGAAGGACGGCCGTGAGACGCACGCCGGCCCGGATCCCGTCGCGGACATGAAGCGCGAGGGGAAGCGGCTCCGCCGCAACTTCAGCTGGCTCGCCGTGCTCGGCGCCCTGCTCGTCCTCGGCGGTGTCGTCGGCCTGGTCTACACGGGCCTCGCCACCCTCACCTCGATGCTGCTCTTCGGCTGGCTGCTGCTGATCGGCGGCGTGGTGGGCCTGCTCCAGGCCATCCAGTCGCGGGGCACGAGCTACTTCTGGCTCGCCGTCGTGGTGGCCGCGCTGAACATCGCGGCCGGAGTCGTGGTGATCCGTCACCCGGAGGGCTCCGCCGAGGCCCTGACGATGTTCGCCGCGCTGCTCTTCCTCACCGGCGGTCTCTTCCGGCTCGTCGGCAGCGTGGTGGTGCGCGGCCCGCAGTTCGGCTGGACCCTGTTCCAGGGAGCGTTCGGAATGCTGCTCGGGCTGCTCGTGCTCTTCGACTGGCCGGACAGCAGCCGGTACGTCCTCGGGGTCTTCTTCTCCCTGGCGCTGCTCTTCGACGGCCTCGGCCTGATCGCGATCGGCGTCGGCGGCAGGAGGATCGTCGGTATGGTGACGCCGCCGGAACCGGCACCGGTGACCCTTACGGAGCCGTCGGGTCCGGGGCCTTCAGAAAGCGCACACGATCAGTCGAACAATTGA
- a CDS encoding Tex family protein — translation MTTSIEARIAEELGVRERQVKAAVELLDGGSTVPFIARYRKEATEMLDDAQLRTLEERLRYLRELEDRRAAILDSVREQGKLTEELEARIRAADTKARLEDIYLPFKPKRRTKAQIAREAGLTPLAEGLLSDPSVEPTAAAAAFVDADKGVADAAAALEGARAILTEKFSEDADLIGELRERMWSRGRLVAKVREGHGDGKEGPGSKFADYFDFAEPFTALPSHRVLAMLRGEKEDVLSLDLEPEEPSETPGPSSYEGIVAHRFGVADRGRPGDKWLQDTVRWAWRTRILVHLGIDLRLRLRTAAEDEAVRVFAANLRDLLLAAPAGTRATLGLDPGFRTGVKVAVVDATGKVVATDTIYPHVPANKWDQALDKLARLAKQHAVELVAIGNGTASRETDKLAAELLAKHPELNLTKVMVSEAGASVYSASAFASQELPDLDVSLRGAVSIARRLQDPLAELVKIDPKSIGVGQYQHDLAEVKLSRSLDAVVEDCVNGVGVDVNTASTPLLSRVSGISSGLAENIVAHRDANGPFRSRKALKDVARLGPKAYEQCAGFLRIRGGDDPLDSSSVHPEAYPVVRRMAKSTGGQVAALIGDTGTLRSLRADDFVDETFGLPTVTDILRELEKPGRDPRPAFKTATFKEGVEKIGDLASGMILEGVVTNVAAFGAFVDIGVHQDGLVHVSAMSRTFVKDPRDVVKPGDVVKVKVMDVDIPRKRISLTLRLDDEAGADTQGGAPRRGERGDRGGDRADRGGRPPQQRQGGGAGGGGGGGGGGGRRSERGGRDDRGGRDRSSAPAPGNSAMADALRKAGLLGEGGGKRT, via the coding sequence GTGACGACGTCCATCGAAGCAAGGATCGCCGAGGAACTCGGCGTACGCGAGCGACAGGTGAAGGCGGCCGTCGAGCTGCTCGACGGCGGTTCGACCGTGCCGTTCATCGCGCGCTACCGCAAGGAAGCGACCGAGATGCTCGACGACGCGCAGCTCCGCACCCTGGAGGAGCGGCTGCGCTATCTGCGCGAGCTGGAGGACCGCCGGGCGGCGATCCTCGACTCGGTACGCGAGCAGGGCAAGCTGACGGAGGAGCTCGAGGCCCGGATCCGGGCCGCCGACACCAAGGCGCGTCTGGAGGACATCTACCTGCCCTTCAAGCCGAAGCGCAGGACGAAGGCCCAGATCGCCCGCGAGGCCGGTCTGACGCCGCTGGCGGAGGGGCTGCTCAGCGACCCCTCGGTGGAGCCGACGGCCGCCGCGGCCGCCTTCGTGGACGCGGACAAGGGCGTCGCGGACGCCGCCGCCGCCCTGGAGGGCGCGCGGGCGATCCTCACCGAGAAGTTCTCCGAGGACGCCGACCTCATCGGCGAGCTGCGCGAGCGCATGTGGAGCCGGGGCCGGCTGGTCGCCAAGGTCCGAGAGGGGCACGGCGACGGCAAAGAGGGGCCCGGGTCGAAGTTCGCCGACTACTTCGACTTCGCCGAGCCGTTCACCGCGCTGCCCTCGCACCGGGTGCTCGCCATGCTGCGTGGCGAGAAGGAGGACGTGCTCAGCCTGGACCTCGAACCGGAGGAGCCGTCCGAGACGCCCGGCCCGTCCTCGTACGAAGGGATCGTCGCGCACCGCTTCGGCGTGGCCGACCGGGGGCGCCCCGGCGACAAGTGGCTCCAGGACACGGTCCGCTGGGCCTGGCGGACCCGCATCCTGGTCCACCTCGGGATCGACCTGCGGCTGCGGCTGCGGACGGCCGCCGAGGACGAGGCCGTCCGCGTCTTCGCGGCCAACCTCCGCGACCTGCTGCTCGCCGCGCCGGCCGGCACGCGGGCCACGCTCGGCCTCGACCCCGGTTTCCGTACGGGTGTGAAGGTCGCCGTCGTCGACGCGACCGGCAAGGTCGTGGCCACCGACACGATCTACCCGCACGTCCCCGCCAACAAGTGGGACCAGGCTCTCGACAAGCTGGCGCGCCTCGCGAAGCAGCACGCGGTCGAGCTGGTCGCGATCGGCAACGGCACGGCCTCCCGGGAGACCGACAAGCTGGCGGCCGAACTCCTCGCCAAGCACCCCGAGTTGAACCTGACGAAGGTGATGGTCTCGGAGGCCGGCGCATCGGTCTACTCGGCCTCGGCCTTCGCCTCGCAGGAACTCCCCGATCTCGACGTGTCGTTGCGCGGCGCCGTGTCGATCGCGCGGCGGCTCCAGGACCCGCTGGCGGAGCTCGTGAAGATCGACCCGAAGTCGATCGGCGTCGGCCAGTACCAGCACGACCTGGCCGAGGTGAAGCTCTCGCGCTCGCTGGACGCCGTGGTCGAGGACTGTGTGAACGGCGTCGGTGTCGACGTCAACACCGCCTCCACGCCGCTGCTTTCGCGGGTCTCCGGCATCAGCTCGGGCCTCGCGGAGAACATCGTCGCGCACCGGGACGCCAACGGCCCCTTCCGCTCCCGCAAGGCGCTCAAGGACGTGGCCCGGCTCGGCCCGAAGGCGTACGAGCAGTGCGCCGGCTTCCTGCGCATCCGGGGCGGCGACGACCCGCTCGACTCCTCCTCCGTGCACCCGGAGGCCTATCCGGTGGTGCGCCGGATGGCGAAGTCGACCGGCGGCCAGGTCGCCGCGCTGATCGGTGACACGGGCACCCTGCGCTCGCTGCGCGCCGACGACTTCGTCGACGAGACCTTCGGTCTGCCGACGGTGACGGACATCCTGCGCGAGCTGGAGAAGCCCGGCCGCGACCCCCGCCCGGCGTTCAAGACGGCCACCTTCAAGGAGGGCGTCGAGAAGATCGGCGACCTGGCCTCGGGGATGATCCTGGAGGGGGTCGTCACGAACGTGGCCGCCTTCGGGGCGTTCGTCGACATCGGTGTGCACCAGGACGGTCTGGTGCACGTCTCCGCGATGTCGAGGACCTTCGTCAAGGACCCGCGCGATGTCGTGAAGCCCGGTGACGTGGTCAAGGTCAAGGTCATGGACGTGGACATCCCGCGCAAGCGGATCTCCCTGACCCTGCGCCTGGACGACGAGGCGGGCGCGGACACACAGGGCGGCGCGCCCAGGCGTGGCGAGCGGGGCGACCGGGGCGGCGACCGCGCCGACCGTGGCGGCCGTCCGCCGCAGCAGCGGCAGGGCGGCGGAGCCGGTGGCGGCGGTGGCGGCGGTGGCGGCGGTGGCCGCCGGAGCGAGCGCGGCGGCCGGGACGACCGGGGCGGTCGCGACCGCTCGTCGGCCCCTGCGCCGGGCAACAGCGCGATGGCGGACGCCCTGCGCAAGGCCGGCCTCCTCGGCGAGGGCGGCGGCAAGCGCACGTAG
- a CDS encoding GlxA family transcriptional regulator, which produces MTQRPVLVVLFDDVQSLDVTGPFEVFAGAGRAAGDPAAYTLRTASLDGGPVRTHSGLRLLPDTTLEEAVADGPPHTLVVPGGEGTRTPDPALVDWLRIHAPSAGRLVSVCTGALLLAEAGLLDGHRVTTHWIACDHLARRYPEVDVDPDPIFVRDGRLSTSAGVTAGIDLALALVEEDLGRDVALAVARHLVVFLRRPGNQAQFSVQLSAQTAHREPLRDLQQWIAEHPGGDLSVEALAARARLSPRHFARAFQAETGTTPGRYVDLVRLEHARRLLEETSRGVEEVSRASGYGTPESMRRAFVKALGTAPAEYRRRFHVPTA; this is translated from the coding sequence ATGACGCAGCGACCCGTTCTCGTCGTCCTCTTCGACGACGTGCAGAGCCTCGACGTCACCGGTCCCTTCGAGGTGTTTGCCGGTGCCGGCCGCGCCGCCGGCGACCCGGCCGCGTACACCCTCCGGACCGCCTCCCTGGACGGCGGCCCGGTCCGTACCCACAGCGGACTGCGTCTGCTCCCCGACACCACCCTCGAAGAGGCGGTCGCCGACGGCCCGCCGCACACCCTCGTCGTCCCCGGCGGCGAGGGCACCCGGACGCCCGACCCGGCCCTGGTCGACTGGCTGCGCATCCACGCCCCGAGCGCCGGACGCCTGGTCTCCGTCTGCACCGGGGCGCTGCTCCTCGCCGAGGCCGGACTCCTCGACGGGCACCGGGTGACGACCCACTGGATCGCCTGCGACCACCTCGCCCGCCGCTATCCGGAGGTCGATGTCGACCCGGACCCCATCTTCGTCCGGGACGGCCGCCTCTCCACCTCCGCCGGTGTCACCGCCGGCATCGACCTCGCGCTCGCCCTCGTCGAGGAGGACCTCGGCCGGGACGTCGCCCTCGCCGTCGCCCGCCACCTGGTCGTCTTCCTGCGCCGCCCGGGCAACCAGGCCCAGTTCAGCGTCCAGCTGTCCGCCCAGACCGCACACCGGGAGCCGCTGCGCGACCTCCAGCAGTGGATCGCCGAGCACCCCGGCGGCGACCTCTCCGTCGAGGCCCTCGCCGCCCGCGCCCGGCTCTCGCCCCGCCACTTCGCCCGCGCCTTCCAGGCCGAGACGGGCACGACGCCGGGCCGCTACGTCGACCTGGTCCGGCTCGAACACGCCCGCCGCCTCCTGGAGGAGACGTCACGCGGCGTCGAGGAGGTCTCCCGCGCCTCCGGCTACGGCACCCCGGAGTCGATGCGCCGGGCCTTCGTCAAGGCGCTCGGCACCGCCCCGGCGGAGTACCGCCGCCGCTTCCACGTCCCCACCGCCTGA